From Deinococcus aquaticus, one genomic window encodes:
- a CDS encoding group III truncated hemoglobin, producing MTGPLLSTSPLPLPGRLGPALTGWTVQAARPERLAGAAGLLLPHDGLPVADVRAHPERWETLTLLTAALRRGVPVLGWGSGAALLGRALGAAVTAPDGSAPDRSALPRGAQAHAWTAGQPTHWTVDRAVAWAGADLPPPLLGAFLAALPGWADRRPGSPLEEVGGATAVREVVTAFYARARTDDLLGPVFAAHVADWPAHLDRVTAFWVTLLGGEPGWAAWRGNLNSAHAGLGVRAAHLGRWLTLWDATARAVLPAEAAALLSARAAVMGERLGRAPGARAGTSQAGGA from the coding sequence ATGACCGGGCCGCTACTGTCCACCTCTCCCCTGCCCCTGCCCGGGCGGCTCGGGCCTGCCCTGACCGGCTGGACGGTGCAGGCGGCCCGCCCGGAGCGGCTGGCGGGCGCGGCGGGGCTGCTGCTACCGCACGATGGGCTGCCGGTCGCAGACGTGCGGGCGCACCCGGAGCGCTGGGAGACGTTGACGCTGCTGACGGCCGCGCTGCGGCGGGGCGTGCCGGTGCTGGGGTGGGGGTCGGGCGCGGCGCTGCTGGGGCGGGCGCTGGGTGCGGCGGTCACGGCGCCGGACGGTTCAGCGCCGGACCGCTCTGCCCTGCCGCGCGGCGCGCAGGCGCACGCCTGGACTGCCGGGCAGCCGACACACTGGACAGTGGACCGCGCGGTCGCCTGGGCGGGAGCGGACCTGCCGCCCCCGCTGCTGGGCGCGTTCCTGGCGGCGCTGCCCGGCTGGGCGGACCGGAGGCCCGGCTCGCCGCTGGAGGAGGTGGGGGGCGCGACAGCGGTGCGAGAGGTAGTGACGGCCTTCTACGCGCGGGCCCGCACGGACGACCTGCTGGGGCCGGTGTTCGCGGCGCACGTGGCGGACTGGCCGGCGCACCTGGACCGCGTGACGGCCTTCTGGGTGACGCTGCTGGGCGGCGAGCCGGGCTGGGCCGCGTGGCGCGGGAACCTGAACTCCGCGCACGCGGGGCTGGGCGTGCGGGCCGCGCACCTGGGCCGCTGGCTGACGCTGTGGGACGCCACGGCGCGCGCGGTGCTGCCGGCAGAAGCGGCGGCGCTGCTGAGCGCACGGGCAGCGGTCATGGGTGAACGCCTGGGGCGCGCACCGGGGGCCAGGGCCGGAACTTCTCAGGCGGGCGGCGCGTAG
- a CDS encoding c-type cytochrome, with protein sequence MKNTFAVSMTLLLALTLGGSFAAYNIASRPHHEESHSEGEAVASEEAPSATSSATGAAGSAEAQGDAVAANEGGTQGGENGALAASGELTTPETPAASTEGTQADSTPSTQGSTGQEPAETAAAAETQGDATAGGKTYAVSCAGCHGANGQGQIGPSLVAADGPNSWTLAQFTTTLREGKTPERELGAVMPRFNETQLTDSDIANLQAFIKTLN encoded by the coding sequence GACGCTGGGCGGCTCGTTCGCCGCGTACAACATCGCGTCCAGGCCTCACCACGAGGAGTCGCACTCGGAAGGAGAGGCGGTCGCCAGCGAGGAGGCACCCAGCGCGACCAGCTCGGCCACGGGCGCGGCCGGTTCGGCCGAGGCGCAGGGCGACGCGGTCGCCGCGAACGAGGGCGGCACGCAGGGCGGCGAGAACGGCGCGTTGGCCGCCAGCGGCGAACTGACCACCCCCGAGACCCCGGCGGCCAGCACCGAGGGCACCCAGGCCGACTCGACGCCCAGCACGCAGGGCTCGACCGGTCAGGAGCCCGCCGAGACGGCCGCCGCCGCCGAGACGCAGGGTGACGCCACGGCCGGCGGGAAAACCTACGCGGTCAGCTGCGCCGGCTGCCACGGCGCGAACGGTCAGGGGCAGATCGGCCCGAGCCTCGTGGCGGCCGACGGCCCCAACAGCTGGACGCTGGCGCAGTTCACGACCACCCTGCGTGAAGGCAAGACCCCGGAGCGTGAACTGGGGGCTGTCATGCCCCGCTTCAACGAGACGCAGCTGACCGATTCGGACATCGCGAACCTGCAGGCGTTCATCAAGACCCTGAACTGA
- the sppA gene encoding signal peptide peptidase SppA: MNLRLPFLKSDDALPGGVTRPTWVILDLSGPYPERQPGSPLAALLNRTESVEALAARVQKLRGAGWLHGVLVRFGEFTASPASAHAVRGILADLAAEKRVVAYLPQLNMTTLIAASGATELVAPESAEVNLGGFGVESTFLGEFLKKRGIEFENLRVREYKAALTRFSQDHMDDHNREQLQAYLDGLEAAWANDLAAAHGVSTGVAAAWISADLTSAQAALAAGVITKVAYEDELVGPASRPFEAVLDLLTPHRPANAKAGRVAVVPLIGTIITGKSRNNPIPLPLLGGPMAGSDTVVAALRRAREDKSTKAIVLYVNSGGGSALASDLIWREVATSEKPVVVVMGEYAASGGYYVATHAKTIVASPYTLTGSIGVVSGKPVLTEFNRRHGLNPERVGRDRALMYSPSRPYTDEERDHVEKGILEVYDRFTTRVAEGRNLTKERVNELGRGRIWSGHDALERGLIDELGDLSTGLRRARELAGLPHDAPAWNVTPRGNGPLPQFAQEAAQAASVSVSVNVWPFGNERVLTWFDQDVRVR; encoded by the coding sequence ATGAACCTGAGATTGCCGTTCCTGAAGAGTGACGACGCGCTGCCGGGCGGCGTGACCCGCCCCACCTGGGTGATCCTGGACCTGAGCGGCCCGTACCCGGAGCGGCAGCCGGGCAGCCCGCTGGCGGCCCTCCTGAACCGCACCGAGTCGGTCGAGGCGCTCGCGGCGCGTGTGCAGAAGCTGCGCGGGGCCGGATGGCTGCACGGCGTGCTGGTGCGCTTCGGGGAGTTCACGGCGTCCCCGGCGTCCGCGCACGCGGTCCGGGGCATCCTGGCGGACCTCGCCGCCGAGAAGCGCGTGGTGGCGTACCTGCCGCAGCTGAACATGACCACCCTGATCGCCGCGAGCGGGGCGACCGAACTGGTCGCGCCGGAATCCGCCGAGGTGAACCTGGGGGGCTTCGGGGTGGAAAGCACCTTCCTGGGCGAGTTCCTCAAGAAACGCGGCATCGAGTTCGAGAACCTGCGCGTCCGGGAGTACAAGGCGGCCCTGACGCGCTTCTCGCAGGATCACATGGACGACCACAACCGCGAGCAGCTTCAGGCGTACCTGGACGGCCTGGAAGCCGCCTGGGCCAACGATCTGGCCGCCGCGCACGGCGTGAGCACCGGGGTGGCGGCCGCGTGGATCAGCGCGGACCTCACGAGCGCGCAGGCGGCGCTTGCTGCCGGCGTGATCACCAAGGTCGCCTACGAGGACGAACTGGTCGGGCCCGCCTCCCGGCCCTTCGAGGCGGTCCTGGACCTGCTGACGCCCCACCGGCCCGCGAACGCGAAGGCTGGGCGCGTGGCGGTCGTGCCACTGATCGGCACGATCATCACCGGCAAGAGCCGCAACAACCCCATTCCGCTGCCGCTGCTGGGCGGCCCGATGGCCGGGTCCGACACGGTCGTGGCCGCGCTACGCCGCGCCAGGGAAGACAAATCCACGAAGGCGATCGTGCTGTACGTGAACAGCGGGGGCGGCAGCGCCCTGGCCAGCGACCTGATCTGGCGCGAGGTCGCCACCAGCGAGAAACCCGTCGTGGTCGTCATGGGCGAGTACGCCGCCTCGGGCGGGTACTACGTCGCCACGCACGCGAAGACCATCGTGGCCTCGCCGTACACCCTGACCGGCAGCATCGGCGTGGTCAGCGGCAAGCCCGTCCTGACCGAATTCAACCGCCGTCACGGCCTGAACCCCGAACGGGTGGGCCGCGACCGCGCGCTGATGTACTCCCCGTCCCGCCCGTACACCGACGAGGAACGCGACCACGTCGAGAAAGGCATTCTGGAGGTGTACGACCGCTTCACCACCCGCGTCGCCGAGGGCCGCAACCTGACGAAGGAACGCGTGAACGAACTGGGCCGGGGCCGCATCTGGAGCGGTCACGACGCCCTGGAACGCGGCCTGATCGACGAACTCGGGGACCTGAGCACCGGCCTGCGCCGCGCCCGTGAACTGGCGGGCCTGCCGCACGACGCGCCTGCCTGGAACGTCACCCCCAGGGGAAACGGCCCCCTGCCGCAGTTCGCGCAGGAAGCCGCGCAGGCCGCCAGCGTCAGCGTCAGCGTCAATGTGTGGCCCTTCGGCAATGAGCGTGTACTGACGTGGTTCGATCAGGACGTGCGCGTACGCTGA
- a CDS encoding M3 family oligoendopeptidase — translation MTTTEMPRWRTDDLYASLNDPQLDRDLTDLTGDVQALETLFDTHAVRAGSPVTPAAADATLGELNAILTRLGRVRAFVYAFVTTDSRDEAAQTRMAALTTLALPLGPLSARLTAWLGGLDDAAVSDLLEQSAEARAHEHRVRRAAELARHQMTPPEEDLAARLHPASGGGWNKLHGNVSSTLAGEYRGHRLPVTALRALASDPDPQVRQDAYHAEVAAWKTQETVFAACLNGVKGEEGTLSARRGFTDPVAPSLISNGIDRQTLDAMQAAVVRSLPDFRRYFRAKARHLGQAQLDWWDLFAPVGNSDTHWDYEAGEEFVERQFRAYSPALGDFAARAFSERWIDAGPRDGKRSGAFCMKWQGPDSRILMNHDPSLDSVSTLAHELGHAYHNLQLGSLRPLQQETPMTLAETASIFCETIIQNAALQTAQGDERLYVLETQLMGHAQVVVDIHSRFLFEKAVFERRAGGDLNPSDLNTLMVQAQRDTYGDALNTPHPYMWAVKPHYYGRSFYNYPYTFGLLFGLGLYAQYEQARAQGQETDFQARYDALLAATGQATPLALAARFGIDLHAPDFWEGSLNVIRRQIDAYEATTQA, via the coding sequence GTGACCACAACCGAGATGCCCCGCTGGCGCACCGACGACCTGTACGCCAGCCTGAACGACCCGCAACTGGACCGCGACCTGACCGACCTGACCGGGGACGTGCAGGCCCTGGAAACGCTGTTCGACACCCACGCCGTCCGCGCCGGGTCGCCCGTCACGCCCGCCGCCGCCGACGCCACGCTGGGCGAACTGAACGCTATTCTGACCCGCCTGGGCCGCGTGCGCGCCTTCGTGTACGCCTTCGTGACCACCGACAGCCGCGACGAGGCGGCGCAGACCCGCATGGCCGCCCTGACCACCCTGGCCCTGCCGCTCGGCCCGCTGAGCGCCCGCCTGACCGCGTGGCTGGGCGGCCTGGACGACGCGGCCGTCAGCGACCTGCTGGAGCAGAGCGCCGAGGCCCGCGCGCACGAGCACCGCGTGCGCCGCGCCGCCGAACTGGCCCGCCATCAGATGACCCCGCCCGAGGAGGACCTCGCCGCGCGGCTGCACCCCGCCAGCGGCGGCGGCTGGAACAAACTGCACGGCAACGTCTCCAGCACCCTCGCGGGCGAGTACCGGGGCCACCGCCTGCCCGTGACCGCCCTGCGCGCCCTGGCCAGCGACCCCGACCCGCAGGTGCGCCAGGACGCCTACCACGCCGAGGTGGCTGCCTGGAAGACGCAGGAAACCGTGTTTGCCGCCTGCCTGAACGGTGTCAAGGGCGAGGAGGGCACCCTGTCCGCCCGGCGCGGCTTCACCGACCCCGTCGCCCCCAGCCTGATCAGCAACGGCATCGACCGCCAGACGCTGGACGCCATGCAGGCCGCCGTCGTGCGCTCCCTGCCGGACTTCCGCCGGTACTTCCGCGCCAAGGCCCGCCACCTGGGCCAGGCGCAACTGGACTGGTGGGACCTGTTCGCCCCGGTCGGCAACAGCGACACCCACTGGGACTACGAAGCCGGGGAGGAGTTCGTAGAACGGCAGTTCCGCGCGTACAGCCCCGCCCTAGGCGACTTCGCCGCCCGCGCCTTCAGTGAACGCTGGATCGACGCCGGACCCCGCGACGGCAAACGCAGCGGCGCCTTCTGCATGAAATGGCAGGGCCCCGACAGCCGCATCCTGATGAACCACGACCCCAGCCTCGACTCGGTCAGCACCCTGGCGCACGAACTGGGCCACGCGTACCACAACCTGCAACTCGGCAGCCTGCGCCCCCTCCAGCAGGAAACCCCCATGACCCTCGCCGAGACCGCCAGCATCTTCTGCGAGACGATCATCCAGAACGCCGCGCTACAGACCGCGCAGGGCGACGAGCGCCTGTACGTCCTCGAAACGCAACTGATGGGTCACGCGCAGGTCGTCGTGGACATCCACAGCCGCTTCCTGTTCGAGAAAGCCGTCTTTGAACGCCGTGCGGGGGGCGACCTGAACCCCAGCGACCTGAACACCCTGATGGTCCAGGCCCAGCGTGACACCTACGGCGACGCCCTGAACACCCCCCACCCGTACATGTGGGCCGTCAAACCCCACTACTACGGCCGCTCCTTCTACAACTACCCGTACACCTTCGGCCTGCTGTTCGGCCTGGGCCTCTACGCCCAGTACGAACAGGCCCGCGCCCAGGGCCAGGAAACCGACTTCCAGGCCCGCTACGACGCCCTGCTGGCCGCCACCGGACAGGCCACCCCGCTGGCCCTCGCCGCGCGCTTCGGCATCGACCTGCACGCCCCGGACTTCTGGGAAGGCAGTCTGAACGTCATCCGCCGCCAGATCGACGCGTACGAGGCCACCACGCAGGCGTAA